The Dreissena polymorpha isolate Duluth1 chromosome 4, UMN_Dpol_1.0, whole genome shotgun sequence region NNNNNNNAAAAAAAAgcagttaatttttattttgtatgtgcATCTTCTTTGATTACAACGTAATACAGTTGAAATAAATATtccaaaaaaaaatgcaaaaaggcAAGCCAGTGATATTGACAGAAATACGGATTTTCAATATGGTTGACCTTTACAGTATCTCAGGCCTCTAGTGGTCCAAGCGCCAGACCAGCATCAGTTTACCCGCAGCCCCACTACGGCGCCCAGTCTACTGTTCCCGCATCAGGGGTAGATAACCAACGGGCCAGCCAGAAGAAAGCGGAGGGATTGGAGAGAAGCTGGCACAGTTACTGCCTTTGATCAGAGTTTTACAAGTGCAGGTTTGGGAGATATTGTTTCCCTTTTGcgtacaaagaaatattttaagtCCCTACCCTGTGTGATTGGAGGATAGTTTTTAACCTGTCCCAGACATGTCAAAAGACCGTCAATATTGacaggccagactggcctacAAATATAAAATTGTACAGGCCAGTTGTTATTTCACAGGCCTCAACTATAAATGTTCTACCAAGGAGGGCATAGAGACACGGCGAAGTATATTCCCAAAGGTAATTAAGGCATTGTTGATTTAAGAGAGGGCAAAAAATATCGTGAAAATCCAAATTTGGGGAAATAGATTAAGTGTCAGTTTGGGGAATATATTTtcacctataaacatataaacttgagttttattgatgtatttaactaagATTAATTTATATACTATATGTTTACCCTTCAGTATCATCCATTTTACTTAAATGCCATTACTTTACACTTTATaaagtgacaaacataataaagcagaataagcacatgaatctgattacattcgaaactgacctaacggcaacctgagaataacggtcacctgcagacaacggtcagtctggaattcccctgacgaaaatcactctatatcACACTTGAGAATAATGGTcccctgtccataacggccaacagccactatattccactcctaAATTCATGTTTGAGCTGAAAACAACAGTCACAAGTCAGTtgtttcgagtcgcgaaaattaagaaCAACGCACATCATTAGTCCGTcgattttgcggttaaagcgtctgacagcggtaattgcctttgatattattaAAGAGGCCcactgcgagtaaacaaataatagggTGTTGATAAACGGTCAAAACAATGATCACGATCGCTGTTTGTGCATCCATCAATGGTAAGTAAAATTGTCTcgccattattatttaatttgcatgATTGTATGAAACAggtgaaattaacaataacaatgtgtattaataTCAATTATTGTCTGCGTCTTTTTCTTGGAATGAGAACGGTACagttacaccgtactatcggcttatgacagcgaatccgctttaAGACTTGTTTGGACTTGATGTCAATGTCACTTGATAAGCTTTAATTACTGAATGagcgagatgcatgagtaaacagtTATACTAGCGACGtctagcgttgataaagtcatcgATTTAGTTTAgcaatattaaattaaatcaatctataagaaattattctgtattattcaatgtaagttatTTCTGTTATAATGCTTAGCTATTGGGAATGAGCTTTTGTTtcacactgtatgcaaacgactgggtggggtaacaaggtagtaatactaccaactgaccaaccatcttaaaattgtgatccgaaaacaagggtcacctgtggacaacggtcactttggtcatttcccttgactgaccgctgttctcaggtttgattgtatacacagatccactgacataattataaatcaaactatgtttatatttaaccattttcaaacaattatctTTGAAGATGTATTTTATTCGCAATTTGGAAAAAGTCAGTAAACTAAACTCAAATTTTCAATTACTTGTTCTGTGACATATTTAGAATGTGTTATTTTTATCTAAAACGTATTCTTAATTTGTTGAATGACACTTGCTTTTCATTAATCAATACTAATTAAATGATGTTTGTCgttaatttgattgttatttgtcattttcgctgagcatcgttatttctttttattgtctgCCATCTTGTTCAACATTTGTGCAATGCAACATAAAATTGTATATGTTAAACTAGTTCCGCGAACCAATAGCTAATTACAGAAGTATtcaatttacttaataaattctATTTTTGTAGGTTGATATGAAGAAAATCTGCGTGTTTCTACCCAGACACCATGTTGACCTTCATGATCCAAGTTTGAGCATAGTGTCAAATTACCAGCAGctggcaaggtcaaggtcacttccaGATACAGTGGTTGTAAGCCTGCCCAGGGTGCTAATGCAGAGTGCAGGTCTCAAGGCTTTGCCATATGTACAGGACCTGCCTATTACCACCGTGGAAGGATCACTAGTGGGTATGTCATACAGAGTGGATTCAGTTCATATCGATGATGTGAATTTTCATGGTTTGAAAACATTGGGTATAGTCATTGGATCTTTTGGATCTGAAATTTAAGGATGTTTTATTATGTCTGATATAATCGTTTCGAATTATATGGTTGTTAAACATTTGATGAAGTGATTATGAGGACCAATGAAAATCCACATAAAACATGACTCAAGTGTTAAAGGCCATTTTTTGAACACCTTAACACAAATGACCAGtacagtttttatacgcccgttttttcaaaacgggacgtaaTATAGTTTCACCattggcgggcggcgtccacagcagtgtccgttctctaattcaaatagttttcatccgatcctcaccaaacttggtcagaagttgtatctaaacaatatctaggtcaagttccaatattggtcatgccgggtcgaaaactaggttacggggtcacttagtgcatttcaaggatttagaaTGGTGTCCGGtctctaattatacccccacaaacgaagtttaggggggtatataggagtgagcttgtctgtcggtcggttggtcttcgtttagggggggtatataggagtgagcttgtctgtcggtctgttggtcggtcgggtccgtattaagtgttccGCTCTCTTATTCAGTTGTTTTTTcatgcgatcttcaccaaacttggtcagatgttgtatctagatgatgtttaggtcaagttcgaatatgagtcatgccgggtcaaaaatgaggtcacagggtcacttagtgcgttttaacattgagcatggtgtctgctctctaattcaagtagttttcatcagagcttcaccaaacttggtccagaagttgcatctagatgatgtgtaggtcaagttcgaaacataagccatgctgggtcaaaaactaggtcacggggtcactgcgttttaaacattgagcatggtgtccgctctctaattcaagtagtttcatcagagcttcaccaaacttgatcagaagttgtatctaggtgaTGTGtgggtcaagttcgaacatgggccatgcccgggtcaaaaaactaggtcacggggtcacttagtgcgttttaaacattaatcgTGGGGTCCGTTGTTTTTTGTgtagacaacatgcaaaatattctgtgtcaatgtggaatgtgggggtattcgtcacgtctgtgacaaagctcaagTTGatgaagttttcatccgatcttcaaccaaatttggtcagaagttgtgtctaaatgatatctaggtcgagattaaatatgggtcatgctgggtcaaaaactaggtcacaaggtcacttagtgcatttcaaggatttagcatagtgtccgctctctaattgaagtagtatttatcggatcttcaccaaatttggctcagaagttgtgtcttaatgatatctaggtcgagttcaaatatgggtcatgccgggtcaaaaactaggtcacaaggtcacttagtgcattcaagcatttagcatggtttccaaaaccttcaaacaggcgtatcttgtgacagtttgggcACTCTTGTTTAACGATTGTTATTACTTCAGGTGATAAAATACCATGGAATGTGAGCCTGCAGAACTGTGCTATTTATAGCTTGCATCAAAACAGCTCTGAGATTGACCTGCCCCTGAGAGTTCTTCATTTTCTGAAACCAGCAACAGTGTCTAGTACTGTAGGGGGTTAGTTACAAGTTTATGCCCCCTACATCAGATGATGTGACTGCCCTTGGGTTTGTGTCTGCACACAGACATGAGAACTGTTACCATGGCATCATCTGTTGAACAGGTAAACTATTGGAATTCAGATGTGTATTTATACCccccacacacgcacacacacgcacaaacatgATTATCATGAAGGGTTAAGATTTAATAGTTCCAAATAAAAGTCCTGGTATTGGAGACATACATATAGTGCTTGCTCTGTCTGATTTTCCATCTTGATTTCAATGCAATTTTCATTTGACacttaaccctttatcacttagg contains the following coding sequences:
- the LOC127878870 gene encoding uncharacterized protein LOC127878870, with protein sequence MKKICVFLPRHHVDLHDPSLSIVSNYQQLARSRSLPDTVVVSLPRVLMQSAGLKALPYVQDLPITTVEGSLVGDKIPWNVSLQNCAIYSLHQNSSEIDLPLRVLHFLKPATVSSTVGG